A stretch of DNA from Lysinibacillus sp. B2A1:
AAATATAACATGCCCGCAACGGAAATTGTATTATCATTTTATTATAATATTGATTACGATGAAGAAGTGGACGACTATGAGGTAGATGACCAAGGTTATGTACAACTGATCAGCGGAGAGACAGCAGACTGGAACACAATAAAAAGAAATGGCTATGATGCATTTGCTTTTTATTTCAAGAAAGAAGATAAGACGCTGTTAGCATTTGCACAGGAAGAATTAGCATAGCCAACAATTTAAAATCGAGTGGATACTTCCATTATGGCAATCTCCTTACTCAACCAATTTAAAAGAAATTTTAAGTAAAAAGGAGGTTGATAGCTATAACAGTGGAAGAGAAAGGTGATATGGTTACTCACCGCATAGACGGTTATCTAGATACCTTTCAAGGCGATATGTATTTGGAATGTCAACTTATAACAAAACGCTTAGATTGTGTGACTCAACAGGTTACGATGATCCACGCAGACAGGAATTAGAGTCCTGGAGCGACTAGATTATCAATTATTGCTTCAGATTTATTCTGAGGATGAGCTCGGGTTTATGTTGGGGGATAGCGATAGATTATTTTTCTAGATTCGTGAGGAAGATTGTAAAAATAAACAAAATGAGAAGGTATGGGTTGTTTTACAATGCTATTGAGGAAAAAGAAGGTTTAAGGAAGGAATATGTAAATCACATGAAAATTTTTAATTTCACACAAGAGTTTGCCAATCAAATTATAAATTATGATTCAGTAGACGCTTTCTATAAGAGGATAATGAGAACGGTAGAACCAACAAGTATTGGCTTTATGTATATAGAGCCAGGTGGTGTTGTTGGCATGCATGAGGCCCCTGTTCCACAGTTATTTATAGTCATTCAAGGTGAAGGATGGGTTTGTGGAGCAAATAGGGAGAAGATATTTTTAAAGGCTGGTCAGGGTGTGCTTTGGCAAACAGGACAAGCACATGAATCTGGAAGCGACACAGGATTAACAGCACTTATCCTTGAATCTAAGCAAATCAATCTTGCCTAGTCACAAATTGTAACGGAGTAGTTTTAGCTCCGTTATAGTTTTAAACTGAGTTTAATCGTTGTAATATATGCCCATCGAATAGATCATCATACTCTGCTATTCTAACAAAGCCTCTTGCGTGATAAAAGCTCATACCTGTTGTATTTTCCTTCTCTACATAAACGATAAGTGACTTGATTTCTGAAAACATTTGGATACCTTGCTGTAATAGCGCTGAGCCAATACCTTTGCCCTGTGTTTCAGGAAGAATATAGATTGCCAAAAGCTCAGCTTCATCATTTTTTACATTTTAAAAAATTAGGAAAGCCTTCTATTGATTCCTCTAGTATAGTAACTAAAAAAATTGCTTTCTAGACGTTCTTTTAAGCGCTCTCTACTATAAG
This window harbors:
- a CDS encoding cupin, yielding MKIFNFTQEFANQIINYDSVDAFYKRIMRTVEPTSIGFMYIEPGGVVGMHEAPVPQLFIVIQGEGWVCGANREKIFLKAGQGVLWQTGQAHESGSDTGLTALILESKQINLA